TTCAATATGGCTAAGTGAATTTTCAGCCAAAATCAAGTACTGTTCCAAAACTTAATTTTGGATACTTTCGtatagaaaaaataactcactggTGAGTGTTGGGGATAAACTTTGAAATTAAGTTAAAAACACCCAtcaaccaaaacaaaaatgtatcCAAAATCAAAGAGTTGGGAAAGTACTTAAATTTGAGCACTTTTTATCTTGATTTTGGATAGTTTTCAGTTACagtgtaaagtttttttttttttgctgcaagGCCTaaagtttgtttatttattttgtttttcttcaactGCTCCACTTCGCTCACGCTTGTGAAACATTGTCCTAAAAAGCATGGAAAAACTTTTTCGCGAGTATGGTTTTGATAACGATAGTTCAGTGGTCAGCAATTTTAGTTTTACGAAGGTGAAAGTAAGTGTACGATTTGTTTCAAGAAGTACATAATCGTAATTTGTATTGTTTCCTTTCAGGATAAAACAAGCCTTAAAAGGCGTATCAAAGCTGCAAAGAATCCGGATTGTCACGAGGCCGGTCGTTTTGTACGCGCCCCACCTCCTCCACCCAATGTAAAAGTAAAATCGAAACCTTCCAAGCGGAAAGCATCTGAAACTGTGGAACAGCTACGTCGTGATTCAGAATCGGTGAAGCCCACAAACCGAAAACGTAAGTTCCAGAGCGATGTATCGAATGGCATTACTGCACACAAACCGAAACCGACAGACTTTCGCGAAAAATTGGTGGATAGCCTGAAGGGCTCTCGTTTTCGATTTATCAATGAACAGCTGTACCGCACAACCGGTGCCGATGCCAAGCGACTATTCCAGGATGATCCTAGCGCATTCAATGCCTATCACGAAGGATATCGGCACCAGATCGTGCAATGGTCGGTTAATCCACTGGATCGGATCATCAAAAGTTTTGGTAAACTGTACGTAAAAGTTGATGATTTTAACATTCTCAAAATTCCCATTTTTGGCACTCTGTGGTGCAAAGAAGGGAAATGTGAATCACTGTTCTTGTCACGGAGCTGCGCGAAATCGAGAATACCCATTATCATTTATGTAATTAACATTTATGCATTCAATAATTCTGTTCTCAGACCAGCTGATCACGTCGTGGCAGACTTTGGATGCGGCGAAGCGCGGCTAGCGGAATCTATTGAACAGAAAGTGTATTCTCTGGATTTAGTAGCTGCAAGCAGTAGCGTCATTGCCTGTGATATGGCAAACACCCCACTGGAATCAAACTCGATCAACGTGGCGGTGTTCTGCCTTTCTCTGATGGGAACAAATTTACGCGACTTTCTGCTGGAAGCTAACCGAGTATTAAAAGTTGGGTAAGATACGTTGTTAGTCAATTTTTAGGTATTGAATTCATTATCATAGATTAAATTTCAGTGGCTTGCTGAAAATAGCTGAAGTTTCGTCTCGGT
The nucleotide sequence above comes from Armigeres subalbatus isolate Guangzhou_Male chromosome 3, GZ_Asu_2, whole genome shotgun sequence. Encoded proteins:
- the LOC134219435 gene encoding ribosomal RNA-processing protein 8, which gives rise to MEKLFREYGFDNDSSVVSNFSFTKVKDKTSLKRRIKAAKNPDCHEAGRFVRAPPPPPNVKVKSKPSKRKASETVEQLRRDSESVKPTNRKRKFQSDVSNGITAHKPKPTDFREKLVDSLKGSRFRFINEQLYRTTGADAKRLFQDDPSAFNAYHEGYRHQIVQWSVNPLDRIIKSFGKLPADHVVADFGCGEARLAESIEQKVYSLDLVAASSSVIACDMANTPLESNSINVAVFCLSLMGTNLRDFLLEANRVLKVGGLLKIAEVSSRFENVKEFIDCVHKCGFLLDNKDLNHKLFYFFNFKKVRSVDKAALKGKHFSLKPCLYKKR